From the genome of Meriones unguiculatus strain TT.TT164.6M chromosome 17, Bangor_MerUng_6.1, whole genome shotgun sequence:
GCGGCAGCACGCAGAGGCCATGCATGAGCTGCAGCAGCAGAGGGCGCTGCCCAGGGCTCCTGGGGAAGAGACCGCACACCCGGAGAGCAAGGACAAGGGTATCACCATCCAGAATGGACCCAGTGTCAATGGCACCACGTATCCAGATACCACTGCAAATGGAACTGAACTCCAAGCCGGAGGCTCCGTGAGCATCGTGAACAGCGAAGCCAGGCTTTCAGAAGTGGCACCCACGGAGCCTCAGGCTGCAGGTTCAGAGGCCACGGGGAAAGATGGAGTGTCAGCGGAGGCCATGGACACTAGAGCCGCTGTGACTGAGGCCCAAGATGCGAAAGCTGTAGGCGACAATGCTGAAAGTGAGCCAGTGGCGGCAGAGGCTTCGGGCAGGAAAGAGAATCCAGGAATGAAGACTGATGGAGAGGATGCGGAACAAGCAGGGCTCCCGGCACCAGGGATGAGAAACATGGAGGCCACCAGAGCAGAGGCCAAGGAAGTGCGGGATACGGGAGTGCAGGCCACAGGCGCACAGGCCACGGAAGTGAAGACCACGGGAGTGCAGGCCACAGTGGCGGACGTTATAGGAGTGAAGGTCACAGGAGTTCAGGCAACAGAATCCACAGCAGTGGAGGCCAACACCGTGGAGGCCACAGGAGCCGAGGCTACTGGAGCGCAGGCCATGGAGGCAGCAGACAGCACAGGAGCGCAGGCCACGGCAGTGGAGGCCACTAGCACGCAGGGAACTGTGACGGACGCCACTGGCGCCCAGCCCACGGCACTGGAGGCCACGGGCGCGCAGGCCCCTGGGACGGAGGAGGCCACGGACCCCTGCGCTGAGGTCCTGCCCCcgggggcggcggcggctgcgCTGCAGGCCGAGCTGGAGACCCGGATCCGCGGCCTGGAGGAGGCGCTGCGCCGGCGGGAACGGGAGGCGGCGGCCGAGCTGGAGGCCGCGAGGGGCCGGTTCGccgaggcggaggcggaggcggaggagGCGGCGCGGGGGCGGAGCCGCGAGCTGGAGGCGCTCCGGGACCTGCTGGCCACGGCCACGGCCACGGGCGAGCGCGCAGGCGCGGAGGCCGCCGAGCTGCGCCGGGCGCTGTCGGTCGCCGAGGCTCAGGCTGCGGAACTCAGGGCCGCCCTCGCCGCCGCCCGCGAGGAGCTGGAGCGCGTGCGCGGGGCCTCGGTGCCTGCGGACGAGCACGAGCACGCGCTGGGTGCCCTGCGTGAGCACGTGGCCCAGCTGCAGGCGCAGCTGGCGGAGCTGGCGCGCAGACACGAGAGGACGAGCGCGGAGGTCTTCCAGGTGAGCGTCTGCACCAGGCTGTCCTCACCGTGTAGTTCTGCGTGGGTGTCTGTCCGCGTGTCTGTCTGCGGCCGCgaggccggaagagggcgtcCGATTCACGGGAAAGTTGGAGTTACACATGAgccgccacgtgggtgctgggaatcgaaccctcGTCTtatgcaagagcagtcagtgctctaccTCCCtcaccatctctctggcccataacatttttatttagatttaaTTCTAAGTGTGTGCCCACAGATGATATGTTGGGATAGACATATGGGAGCCATaccctctaccatgtgggtcctgaagaCCAAACCGGGCCTGTCAGGCTTGGTTGCAAGCGCCTACCCTCAGAGCCTtactctttttcttctcattgatTTTTGGGTTTCGGTTTTAGAACAGAGGTTCATGGGGTCCAGACTGACCTCGAACgcatgaccctcctgcctctacctcccaattAGAGGGATGGCAGGTATGACCACTAAGACCTGTTTACACAGAGACCTGGTGCATGCTGGGCCGGCCCTCTACCCGCTGAGTCCCACCTGAGAACATTGATACCGCTGtgcagtgaggccctgtctcaaccaAACCGAATCAAGCCAAACCAACTTCCTTATGAAggattgcatgtgtgtgtgtgttttcaggcaGTCTCTCTCAGttcctgggctggccttgaaatcactgtagccctggaactccagatcctcctgcctcagcttcctgataccTGGATCACAGGCTTGCTCCACTAAGTGAGGATGCCAGAGCACAGAGAGGCCCAACTTCCTGTCCAGGGACACAAAGCAGCCAGTGGGCAGGACCAGAATGTTTCCAGGGTTGGGTGGGAATCCTTGAGGCGGAACAGCATCAGCTCAGCATGGAAGGGTGGGAAGAGCCCTAGGATCCAAGCCTCTTTGGGGTCTAAATGTCCCGAGAGTCACACGTGGGCTTGGGCCACAGGTGCAGCGTGAGGCATTGTTTATGAAGAGCGAGAGGCACGCGGCCGAGGCCCAGCTGGCCACGGCCGAGCAGCAGCTCCGCGGGCTTCGTACAGAGGCCGAGAGGGCGCGCCAGGCCCAGAGCCGTGCCCAGGAGGCCCTGGACAAAGCCAAGGAGAAGGACAAGAAGGTGGGTTCCCTCCTTGCTCACTGTCAGGGCCCACCAAGCCGAGGTTACACAGACCTGAAGAACCTCCCAGCCAGCAAGGTCTTGTGAATTCGGCGTGTAGCTCACatgggaaactgagtcacagcGAAGGATGAAAATCTCATGTAGAGCCGCTCTGGCTGTGGGTGCATCTGGTTATCTTAACCATGGTAACAGATATCCAACCCTTTCTGCTCTCCCTAATTATCTCCATTTGAAGTAAGAAGCACAGAGAGGTGATGTCAGAGCAGGATTTGAGCCTTAGTTTACCATATgtacattaaaaacatttttaaattacttatatttatttattttgagtgagGGGTGAGGGCATgcatgcatggaggtcagaggacaacttgtctGGATCCGTTTTCTCCTCCAGCCAcgtgggtcccaggcactgaactcaggtagagaggcaggcttggcagcaagtgtctcgATCCCTGAAACAACTCACGAGCCCCGTTGTatcattttgtgtgtgcgtgtccaTGTGCGGAGGTCACAAGCCAACCTTGGCTTCccataaaatgagataaaaatccCAAGTTGTCTTTATGGGTTCTGGACATGGTGAAACAGCTCCAGACCCTAGTCATTAACTGGATGTGCCAACACAGACCCTAAGATCAGGGGAGCCAGGGCATTTTTCTATGAAGGACCAAAATAAATAGTGTTTACTGACCTGTAGGCCACAGTGTGTGGTTCCTGTTTGCTGTGAGCAGACAGAACAGCGtaacaataaaactttattgataAATGTCATAATGTGATTTGGATTCCCTTCATGGGTCACAAAATAGATCTTTCATTggattggggttttttttttttcccctctctccaaacatttaaaaatgtgagGAAGGTTTTTCAGTCCTGGGCTGTACAAATTGAAGTTCTGAGTCAGCTTAGGTTCTGGCCCAAGAATCAGTGACCCTGTTCCAAGCCACCCAGGAAAGGTGCAGAGGTCCCTGGTTTCTGCCTGGCTCAGCGTGGCCGCTCATGGAGTCCTGCCCCTTGCCAGATCACAGATCTGTCCAAAGAAGTCTTTGCACTGAAGGAGGCTCTGAAGGCGCAGCAGGCACCCCCAGCCAgctccaaggaggaggaggaggccctTCGAGGCCAAGTGACAGCTTTGCAGCACAGGATGGAGGTACTAGCTCTGTGTAGCAGGGGAGGGGTGGTGGGGCCACAGACAGAGCAGTTCAGGGTGCTGGTGGGCATGGCTGGCAGGATGCAGGCTGGGCAGGGTGCCTCACACACACCTCCCTGATCCAGCCGTCAGCAGCCACTGAACCTGGGGTTTTGACTCAGGcagagtgtgtgggtgtgtctcaCTGTGGCTGGGCCTCCagttctctccccttccctcccaaatccccttcttcccttcccttcttgttcccttCCTCCCTGTCCACCTTTcatgtgaggcagggtctcatgtagcccaggctgacctcaaactcactatctAGATGGATGACCTTGACTCTCTgacccttccccttcctctgtgtCCACAGGAGGAGGCCCGGGAGCATGGCGCTGTGGTGGCCTTATACCGAAGTCATCTCCTGTATGCCATTCAGGTGAGTCTCCTGCCTCATGACTCCACCTAAGGGTGCCCACCTGGCTTTACCATTATTCTGGCACCTCCTGGGCCCAGTCTCTCCTgttcagagccagcctgtggcttctgggaacaTGCCTGTGCATCAGGGACCTTCCTCATGGAGCACTGGCTCTCTTGGGTTTGAGAGACTTGCAAGGGGCAGGGGAGCACCCAGCAGGTGCACCGGAGTCTGCCTctgtcccctcccacctcccacctccccaGGGACAGATGGACGAGGACGTACAGTGCATTCTCAGCCAGATCCTGCAGATGCAGCGGCTGCAGGCGCAGGGCCGCTGAGGACTCAGCTCAGACGTTCAGTCTCCATCCTTCACCTCTGCAAGCTGAAGCCACAGACATCACCACCTTCCCGTGCACCTGAGGAACAACAGGACTCAGCATGCAGtgggagaccagcctgggcctcAGCAGTGGAGCCCAGCTCACCCCTCACCCCACAGCTCCCTGCACTGTGGCCCTCTGATTCCTGTCACTCCCCAAGctcactgagagagagagagaggaagagagagagagagagagagagagagagagagagaagcagtgtGGGACGCTGGGTGAGGGCATGCTTGGGGCTGGAGGACTCAGAACACAATTTGGTCTTCTGGATCCATAACACAATTACAGCAATAAATACAAGTGCTGTGCAGTGTTTAAAGTTGTGCCTCAGGGGTGGAGACCCCACCTAGAACCCCCGGGGGGAGGGCGAGGGTGTGGTCTGGGGTGGAGCCCTGTGACCACTCTAGATGTGGTAGGATCTGGGACAATGGAGTTGATAATtgaggcaggctgcagtctcatgcaatagccagCTTTATTCAGAGCCCAGACTGTAGATGCTCTGAGGTTTAAGGAAGgttgccagggctacacaaaggaaccctgtctcaaaacaaacaaacaaacaaaaaaccacacacacacaaaaagattaaagaagtaaacattttttttccatggaGGCATAAACATTTGTTTGAATAAGAGTAGCAACTAGCAATAGTGAGTAATCTGAAGTAAAGTCACTCCTATCCAAGAAAGCTGGGAGGAGCCGGAATACACTGAAGTCCCAAGACTTGTTTTCAAGAGTGTTCTCTCAGGCACTCAGAATTCTCCTAACATGACTCAGTTCCTGGACCATGTTCTGACATGCAAAGCCCACTGATgccaaactttctttttttctgtctttttttcttccctccaagacagggtttctctgtagccctggctgtcctggaacttgccctggctggtctcaaactcagaagtctgcctgcctttttcctccccagtgctgggattaaaggcgggcaCCACCACTGACTTGCCCATGCCAGACTTCTGTTTTTATCTTCTCATCCCAGGTCCTCACCCTGGAACCTTTACTTTGGGGACCAGAATTGCTGGTGTTTCCCGTCTCAGAGGAAGCCGTTTAAACTTTCGATGTCCTGCcttc
Proteins encoded in this window:
- the Ankrd24 gene encoding ankyrin repeat domain-containing protein 24 isoform X6, which translates into the protein MKTLRARFKKTELRLSPTDLGSCPPCGPCPIPKPAARGRRQGQDWGKSDQRLLQAVENNDVARVASLIAHKGLVPTKLDPEGKSAFHLAAMRGSAGCLEVMLAQGADVMSTDGAGYNALHLAAKYGHPECLKQLLEASCVVDVEDSSGWTALHHAAAGGCLSCSKLLCSFKAHMNPRDRSGATPLIIAAQMCHTDLCRLLLQQGAAINDQDLQGRTALMLACEGASPETVEVLLQGGAQLGITDALGQDATHYGALTGDKVILQLLQECAGRPSPPSASLEDDSGEASSQNSVSSHEKRGAPKKRKAPQPPASTPVPDDRDAYEEIVRLRQERGRLLQKIRGLEQHKERRRKEPLEAEASSVHSLERQVQELQQLLAEKQEEKESLGREVESLQSRLSLLENERENTSYDVATLQDEEGEMPDFPGAEAVLSKNLSPSAEEIVASLQEQVAQLTRKNQELLEKVQILEEFEKDEAQMVEDSQPDVVPLVLYDSLRAELEQLRRQHAEAMHELQQQRALPRAPGEETAHPESKDKGITIQNGPSVNGTTYPDTTANGTELQAGGSVSIVNSEARLSEVAPTEPQAAGSEATGKDGVSAEAMDTRAAVTEAQDAKAVGDNAESEPVAAEASGRKENPGMKTDGEDAEQAGLPAPGMRNMEATRAEAKEVRDTGVQATGAQATEVKTTGVQATVADVIGVKVTGVQATESTAVEANTVEATGAEATGAQAMEAADSTGAQATAVEATSTQGTVTDATGAQPTALEATGAQAPGTEEATDPCAEVLPPGAAAAALQAELETRIRGLEEALRRREREAAAELEAARGRFAEAEAEAEEAARGRSRELEALRDLLATATATGERAGAEAAELRRALSVAEAQAAELRAALAAAREELERVRGASVPADEHEHALGALREHVAQLQAQLAELARRHERTSAEVFQVQREALFMKSERHAAEAQLATAEQQLRGLRTEAERARQAQSRAQEALDKAKEKDKKITDLSKEVFALKEALKAQQAPPASSKEEEEALRGQVTALQHRMEEEAREHGAVVALYRSHLLYAIQGQMDEDVQCILSQILQMQRLQAQGR
- the Ankrd24 gene encoding ankyrin repeat domain-containing protein 24 isoform X1 translates to MLTEKRACAGRRVRPRLRSVSRAVWQVYAKPVVHVKRAAPAQPHRPRLLPALWPVPYPETRSQRQASGPRLGQKRPAPASGCGEQRCRQSGLADRPQGAGAHKTGPRGFHLAAMRGSAGCLEVMLAQGADVMSTDGAGYNALHLAAKYGHPECLKQLLEASCVVDVEDSSGWTALHHAAAGGCLSCSKLLCSFKAHMNPRDRSGATPLIIAAQMCHTDLCRLLLQQGAAINDQDLQGRTALMLACEGASPETVEVLLQGGAQLGITDALGQDATHYGALTGDKVILQLLQECAGRPSPPSASLEDDSGEASSQNSVSSHEKRGAPKKRKAPQPPASTPVPDDRDAYEEIVRLRQERGRLLQKIRGLEQHKERRRKEPLEAEASSVHSLERQVQELQQLLAEKQEEKESLGREVESLQSRLSLLENERENTSYDVATLQDEEGEMPDFPGAEAVLSKNLSPSAEEIVASLQEQVAQLTRKNQELLEKVQILEEFEKDEAQMVEDSQPDVVPLVLYDSLRAELEQLRRQHAEAMHELQQQRALPRAPGEETAHPESKDKGITIQNGPSVNGTTYPDTTANGTELQAGGSVSIVNSEARLSEVAPTEPQAAGSEATGKDGVSAEAMDTRAAVTEAQDAKAVGDNAESEPVAAEASGRKENPGMKTDGEDAEQAGLPAPGMRNMEATRAEAKEVRDTGVQATGAQATEVKTTGVQATVADVIGVKVTGVQATESTAVEANTVEATGAEATGAQAMEAADSTGAQATAVEATSTQGTVTDATGAQPTALEATGAQAPGTEEATDPCAEVLPPGAAAAALQAELETRIRGLEEALRRREREAAAELEAARGRFAEAEAEAEEAARGRSRELEALRDLLATATATGERAGAEAAELRRALSVAEAQAAELRAALAAAREELERVRGASVPADEHEHALGALREHVAQLQAQLAELARRHERTSAEVFQVQREALFMKSERHAAEAQLATAEQQLRGLRTEAERARQAQSRAQEALDKAKEKDKKITDLSKEVFALKEALKAQQAPPASSKEEEEALRGQVTALQHRMEEEAREHGAVVALYRSHLLYAIQGQMDEDVQCILSQILQMQRLQAQGR
- the Ankrd24 gene encoding ankyrin repeat domain-containing protein 24 isoform X10, yielding MLTEKRACAGRRVRPRLRSVSRAVWQVYAKPVVHVKRAAPAQPHRPRLLPALWPVPYPETRSQRQASGPRLGQKRPAPASGCGEQRCRQSGLADRPQGAGAHKTGPRGFHLAAMRGSAGCLEVMLAQGADVMSTDGAGYNALHLAAKYGHPECLKQLLEASCVVDVEDSSGWTALHHAAAGGCLSCSKLLCSFKAHMNPRDRSGATPLIIAAQMCHTDLCRLLLQQGAAINDQDLQGRTALMLACEGASPETVEVLLQGGAQLGITDALGQDATHYGALTGDKVILQLLQECAGRPSPPSASLEDDSGEASSQNSVSSHEKRGAPKKRKAPQPPASTPVPDDRDAYEEIVRLRQERGRLLQKIRGLEQHKERRRKEPLEAEASSVHSLERQVQELQQLLAEKQEEKESLGREVESLQSRLSLLENERENTSYDVATLQDEEGEMPDFPGAEAVLSKNLSPSAEEIVASLQEQVAQLTRKNQELLEKVQILEEFEKDEAQMVEDSQPDVVPLVLYDSLRAELEQLRRQHAEAMHELQQQRALPRAPGEETAHPESKDKGITIQNGPSVNGTTYPDTTANGTELQAGGSVSIVNSEARLSEVAPTEPQAAGSEATGKDGVSAEAMDTRAAVTEAQDAKAVGDNAESEPVAAEASGRKENPGMKTDGEDAEQAGLPAPGMRNMEATRAEAKEVRDTGVQATGAQATEVKTTGVQATVADVIGVKVTGVQATESTAVEANTVEATGAEATGAQAMEAADSTGAQATAVEATSTQGTVTDATGAQPTALEATGAQAPGTEEATDPCAEVLPPGAAAAALQAELETRIRGLEEALRRREREAAAELEAARGRFAEAEAEAEEAARGRSRELEALRDLLATATATGERAGAEAAELRRALSVAEAQAAELRAALAAAREELERVRGASVPADEHEHALGALREHVAQLQAQLAELARRHERTSAEVFQITDLSKEVFALKEALKAQQAPPASSKEEEEALRGQVTALQHRMEEEAREHGAVVALYRSHLLYAIQGQMDEDVQCILSQILQMQRLQAQGR
- the Ankrd24 gene encoding ankyrin repeat domain-containing protein 24 isoform X5, whose translation is MKQLCLCAVTSSSALRLSPTDLGSCPPCGPCPIPKPAARGRRQGQDWGKSDQRLLQAVENNDVARVASLIAHKGLVPTKLDPEGKSAFHLAAMRGSAGCLEVMLAQGADVMSTDGAGYNALHLAAKYGHPECLKQLLEASCVVDVEDSSGWTALHHAAAGGCLSCSKLLCSFKAHMNPRDRSGATPLIIAAQMCHTDLCRLLLQQGAAINDQDLQGRTALMLACEGASPETVEVLLQGGAQLGITDALGQDATHYGALTGDKVILQLLQECAGRPSPPSASLEDDSGEASSQNSVSSHEKRGAPKKRKAPQPPASTPVPDDRDAYEEIVRLRQERGRLLQKIRGLEQHKERRRKEPLEAEASSVHSLERQVQELQQLLAEKQEEKESLGREVESLQSRLSLLENERENTSYDVATLQDEEGEMPDFPGAEAVLSKNLSPSAEEIVASLQEQVAQLTRKNQELLEKVQILEEFEKDEAQMVEDSQPDVVPLVLYDSLRAELEQLRRQHAEAMHELQQQRALPRAPGEETAHPESKDKGITIQNGPSVNGTTYPDTTANGTELQAGGSVSIVNSEARLSEVAPTEPQAAGSEATGKDGVSAEAMDTRAAVTEAQDAKAVGDNAESEPVAAEASGRKENPGMKTDGEDAEQAGLPAPGMRNMEATRAEAKEVRDTGVQATGAQATEVKTTGVQATVADVIGVKVTGVQATESTAVEANTVEATGAEATGAQAMEAADSTGAQATAVEATSTQGTVTDATGAQPTALEATGAQAPGTEEATDPCAEVLPPGAAAAALQAELETRIRGLEEALRRREREAAAELEAARGRFAEAEAEAEEAARGRSRELEALRDLLATATATGERAGAEAAELRRALSVAEAQAAELRAALAAAREELERVRGASVPADEHEHALGALREHVAQLQAQLAELARRHERTSAEVFQVQREALFMKSERHAAEAQLATAEQQLRGLRTEAERARQAQSRAQEALDKAKEKDKKITDLSKEVFALKEALKAQQAPPASSKEEEEALRGQVTALQHRMEEEAREHGAVVALYRSHLLYAIQGQMDEDVQCILSQILQMQRLQAQGR
- the Ankrd24 gene encoding ankyrin repeat domain-containing protein 24 isoform X12; its protein translation is MNPRDRSGATPLIIAAQMCHTDLCRLLLQQGAAINDQDLQGRTALMLACEGASPETVEVLLQGGAQLGITDALGQDATHYGALTGDKVILQLLQECAGRPSPPSASLEDDSGEASSQNSVSSHEKRGAPKKRKAPQPPASTPVPDDRDAYEEIVRLRQERGRLLQKIRGLEQHKERRRKEPLEAEASSVHSLERQVQELQQLLAEKQEEKESLGREVESLQSRLSLLENERENTSYDVATLQDEEGEMPDFPGAEAVLSKNLSPSAEEIVASLQEQVAQLTRKNQELLEKVQILEEFEKDEAQMVEDSQPDVVPLVLYDSLRAELEQLRRQHAEAMHELQQQRALPRAPGEETAHPESKDKGITIQNGPSVNGTTYPDTTANGTELQAGGSVSIVNSEARLSEVAPTEPQAAGSEATGKDGVSAEAMDTRAAVTEAQDAKAVGDNAESEPVAAEASGRKENPGMKTDGEDAEQAGLPAPGMRNMEATRAEAKEVRDTGVQATGAQATEVKTTGVQATVADVIGVKVTGVQATESTAVEANTVEATGAEATGAQAMEAADSTGAQATAVEATSTQGTVTDATGAQPTALEATGAQAPGTEEATDPCAEVLPPGAAAAALQAELETRIRGLEEALRRREREAAAELEAARGRFAEAEAEAEEAARGRSRELEALRDLLATATATGERAGAEAAELRRALSVAEAQAAELRAALAAAREELERVRGASVPADEHEHALGALREHVAQLQAQLAELARRHERTSAEVFQVQREALFMKSERHAAEAQLATAEQQLRGLRTEAERARQAQSRAQEALDKAKEKDKKITDLSKEVFALKEALKAQQAPPASSKEEEEALRGQVTALQHRMEEEAREHGAVVALYRSHLLYAIQGQMDEDVQCILSQILQMQRLQAQGR